The following proteins come from a genomic window of Drosophila sulfurigaster albostrigata strain 15112-1811.04 chromosome X, ASM2355843v2, whole genome shotgun sequence:
- the LOC133849004 gene encoding sodium channel protein Nach has translation MPQKISSTPEQKDALAAMSRQQRLLDTLIIFRRSLVYQTKEFFQNSTLHGVRYIAETGRPIGEKFMWFCFTSIGAVTALVIIMSLWEKFQTNPTITGLDTDFHNQNVVFPTTVVCPEAAFDPNKSYNEVYKTVANYDADKALVYAPFLDLLTSLNFDNIRDAELLAKSIPADLLAESTIREWAFRSQISCENTLISCKYRDEDIVCCDHFEPIYTEHGFCYAFNSRFKSTAREDVKTGSPHDLYETDKKWALFFLPNSTTQIFIFSNEEYFGADFNAQIDWSEDQLVEVRISKKNTYTTDDARQLSIGQRKCIFSDEVKLQYFPDAYTFSSCMKQCRMAKAIKLCKCNPPFYKPINNVPMCAVKDFGCLNDYKLNITNIRDCLQCELSCSKTVFNIDKLMKITDRAEMPGVLVEFLTWPIIRYKREVLFGWVDLLVSFGGIASLFLGFSLLSGVEIIYYFTLRACCMVYKNRQELYEIEERIRHEPPPAIDLQLKLKSHVNPPNSASSSSSAVLQVKPVEGDKDADLGHLARQRRVEKGYMNYSKGLYRTPKVLPHHGYDNSKDKWQYDHGQYLP, from the exons ATGCCGCAAAAGATATCGTCAACACCTGAGCAAAAGGATGCGCTCGCCGCGATGAGTCGTCAGCAGCGTTTGCTCGACACTTTGATCATCTTTCGTCGAAGTCTCGTCTATCAGACGAAGGAGTTCTTTCAGAACTCAACGCTTCACGGTGTGCGCTATATTGCCGAAACCGGGCGACCAATTGGCGAGAAATTCATGTGGTTCTGCTTCACATCGATTGGCGCCGTCACCGCTCTCGTTATCATCATGAGTCTGTGGGAGAAGTTCCAAACGAATCCCACCATCACCGGTCTCGACACTGATTTTCACAATCAGAATGTCGTTTTTCCCACCACCGTGGTGTGTCCCGAGGCCGCCTTCGATCCCAACAAATCCTACAATGAGGTCTACAAAACAGTCGC CAATTATGATGCTGACAAAGCTTTGGTTTATGCACCATTTTTGGATCTGCTCACTTCGCTGAATTTCGACAACATTCGAGATGCGGAACTGTTGGCCAAATCCATACCAGCGGATCTCCTTGCGGAGAGCACAATTCGCGAATGGGCGTTTCGTTCACAAATCTCATGCGAGAACACGCTTATCTCATGCAAGTATCGCGACGAAGACATCGTCTGCTGCGATCACTTTGAGCCCATCTACACGGAGCACGGCTTCTGCTATGCCTTCAACAGTCGCTTCAAGTCCACGGCCAGAGAGGA CGTTAAAACTGGCTCACCACATGATCTCTATGAGACGGACAAGAAGTGGGCGTTATTCTTCTTGCCGAACAGCACAACGCAG ATATTTATATTCTCGAATGAGGAATACTTTGGCGCCGATTTCAATGCGCAAATCGATTGGTCCGAGGATCAGCTGGTGGAGGTGCGCATCTCCAAGAAGAATACCTACACCACAGACGATGCACGTCAGCTGTCGATTGGTCAGCGCAAGTGCATCTTCAGCGACGAGGTCAAGTTGCAATATTTCCCCGATGCTTACACCTTTTCCTCCTGCATGAAGCAATGCCGCATGGCCAAGGCCATCAAGCTCTGCAAGTGCAATCCGCCCTTCTACAAGCCCATTA ATAATGTACCCATGTGTGCGGTCAAGGACTTTGGATGTCTCAATGACTACAAGCTGAACATAACGAACATCCGGGATTGTCTGCAGTGTGAACTCAGCTGCTCCAAGACCGTTTTCAACATTGATAAGCTTATGAAAAT CACTGATCGTGCTGAGATGCCTGGAGTGTTGGTGGAGTTCCTCACTTGGCCGATTATACGCTACAAGCGTGAGGTTCTTTTCGGCTGGGTGGATTTGCTTGTATCCTTTGGCGGGATTGCCAGCTTATTTCTCGGTTTCTCGCTGCTCTCCGGCGTGGAGATCATTTACTATTTTACGCTTCGCGCTTGCTGCATGGTCTACAAAAATCGa CAAGAACTATATGAGATTGAGGAGCGCATACGACATGAGCCGCCACCGGCAATCGATCTACAGCTGAAGCTCAAATCCCATGTAAATCCGCCGAACAGCGCTTCAAGCTCCTCATCGGCTGTGCTGCAAGTGAAGCCTGTCGAGGGGGACAAAGATGCGGATCTTGGTCATTTGGCGCGACAGCGTCGAGTCGAGAAA